From one Pempheris klunzingeri isolate RE-2024b chromosome 5, fPemKlu1.hap1, whole genome shotgun sequence genomic stretch:
- the cnot1 gene encoding CCR4-NOT transcription complex subunit 1 isoform X2 → MNLDSLSLALSQISYLVDNLTKKNYRASQQEIQHIVNRHGPEADRHLLRCLFSHVDFSGDGKSSGKDFHQTQFLIQECVSLISKPNFISTLCYAIDNPLHYQKSLKPSAHLFTQLSKVLKLSKVQEVIFGLALLNSSNADLRGFAAQFIKQKLPDLLRSYVDADLGGNQEGGFQDIAIEVLHLLLSHLLFGQKGASGVGQEQIDAFLKTLCRDFPQERCPVVLAPLLYPEKRDILMDRILPDSGELAKTMMESSLAEFMQEVGYGFCASLDECRNIILQYGVREVTASQVARVLGMMARTHSGLTDGIPLQSISAPGSGIWSDGKDKNDGSQAHTWNVEVLIDVVKEVNPNLNFKEVTYELDHPGFIIRDSKGLHIVVYGIQRGLGLEVFPVDLIYRPWKHAEGQLSFIQHSLMSPDVFCFADYPCHTVAIDILKAPPEDDNREIATWKSLDLVESLLRLSEVGQYEQVKQLFGFPIKHCPDMLVLALLQISTSWHTLRHELISTLMPIFLGNHPNSAIILHYAWHGQGQSPSIRQLIMHSMAEWYMRGEQYDQAKLSRILDVAQDLKSLSMLLNGTPFAFVIDLAALASRREYLKLDKWLTDKIREHGEPFIQACVTFLKRRCPSIMGGLAPDKDQPKSAQLPPETLATMLACLQSCAGSVSQELSETILTMVANCSNVMNKARQPPPGVMPKGRAPSTSSLDAISPVQMDPLTGMGSLNLGGTATSHTQSMQGFPTSLSSAFSNPQSPAKAFPPLSNPNPSTPFGGIGSLSSQLPGPLGSGIGSGIGSGIGSSLGMPTVNTDPFGTRKMSTPGLNPPTFQQTDLSQVWPEANQHFSKEIDDEANSYFQRIYNHPPHPTMSVDEVLEMLQRFKDSTIKREREVFNCMLRNLFEEYRFFPQYPDKELHITACLFGGIIEKGLVTYMALGLALRYVLEALRKPYGSKMYYFGIAALDRFKNRLKDYPQYCQHLASIAHFLQFPHHLQEYIEYGQQSRDPPVKMQGSITTPGSLALAHVQAQAQSQQPGVPKAPQPGQPSTLVTTTTTTTTSAKTTTITRPTPSSFKKDVPPSINTTNIDTLLVATDQTERIVEPPENVQEKIAFIFNNLSQSNMTQKVEELKETVKEEFMPWVSQYLVMKRVSIEPNFHSLYSNFLDTLKNPEFVKMVLNETYRNIKVLLTSDKAAANFSDRSLLKNLGHWLGMITLAKNKPILYTDLEVKSLLLEAYVKGQQELLYVVPFVAKVLESSLRSMVFRPQNPWTMAIMNVLAELHQEHDLKLNLKFEIEVLCKNLSLDINDLKPGNLLKDKEKLKSLEEQLSAPKKETKPPEEMLPVSTTGDFVPFAAPPSTPAATTTTCTTTGPPTPQFSYHDINVYALAGLAPHININVNIPLLQAHPQLKQCVRQSVERAVQELVHPVVDRSIKIAMTTCEQIIRKDFALDSEESRMRVAAHHMMRNLTAGMAMITCREPLLMSIATNLKNSFAAALRAPTPQQREMMEEAAARIAQDNCELACCFIQKTAVEKAGPEMDKRLATEFELRKHARQEGRRYCDPVVLTYQAERMPEQIRLKVGGVDPKQLAVYEEFARNVPGFLPSNDLSQPTGFLAQPMKQQAWATDDVAQIYDKCMADLEQHLHAIPPALAMNPLTQALRSLLEAVALARNSRDGIAALGLLQKAVEGLLDATSGADADLLLRYRECHLLVLKALQDGRAYGPQWCNKQITRCLIECRDEYKYNVEAVELLIRNHLVNMQQYDLHLAQSMENGLHYMAVAFAMQLVKLLLVDERSVSHVTEADLFHTIETLMRTCAHSRANAPEGLPQLMDVVRSNYEAMIDRAHGGPNFMMHSGISQASEYDDPPGLREKAEYLLREWVNLYHSAAAGRDSTKAFSAFVGQMHQQGILKTDDLITRFFRLCTEMCVEISYRAQAEQQHNPAASAAIIRAKCYHNLDAFVRLIALLVKHSGEATNTVTKINLLNKVLGIVVGVLIQDHDVRQTEFQQLPYHRIFIMLLLELNAPEHVLETINFQTLTAFCNTFHILRPTKAPGFVYAWLELISHRIFIARMLAHTPQQKGWPMYAQLLIDLFKYLAPFLRNVELNKPMQILYKGTLRVLLVLLHDFPEFLCDYHYGFCDVIPPNCIQLRNLILSAFPRNMRLPDPFTPNLKVDMLSEINIAPRILTNFTGVMPSQFKKDLDSYLKTRSPVTFLSELRSNLQVSNEPGNRYNIQLINALVLYVGTQAIAHIHNKGSTPSMSTITHSAHMDIFQNLAVDLDTEGRYLFLNAIANQLRYPNSHTHYFSCTMLYLFAEANTEAIQEQITRVLLERLIVNRPHPWGLLITFIELIKNPAFKFWSHDFVHCAPEIEKLFQSVAQCCMGQKQAQQVMEGTGAS, encoded by the exons ATTTCCCCCAGGAGCGCTGCCCTGTGGTGCTCGCACCACTGCTGTACCCTGAAAAACGGGACATTCTCATGGACAGGATCCTGCCAGACTCGGGGGAGTTAGCTAAGACCATGATGGAGAGTTCTCTTGCAGAATTCATGCAAGAAGTTGGCTATGGCTTCTGTGCTAG TCTGGATGAGTGCAGAAACATAATCCTTCAGTatggggtgagagaggtgacgGCCAGCCAGGTAGCCAGGGTCCTGGGCATGATGGCTCGTACTCACTCAGGCCTAACTGATGGCATCCCACTGCAG TCCATCTCCGCTCCAGGAAGTGGTATCTGGAGCGATGGTAAGGATAAGAACGATGGTTCGCAGGCACACACGTGGAATGTTGAGGTTCTCATTGACGTTGTGAAAGAAGTG AATCCCAACTTGAACTTCAAAGAGGTGACATATGAACTGGATCACCCTGGCTTTATAATCCGGGACAGTAAAGGCCTACATATAGTGGTGTACGGCATTCAGAGAGGGTTAGGCTTGGAGGTCTTCCCTGTCGATCTCATCTATCGGCCATGGAAACACGCTGAGGGACAG ttgtCATTCATTCAGCACTCGCTGATGAGCCCAgatgtgttttgctttgctgaCTACCCTTGCCACACTGTGGCCATTGACATCCTCAAGGCTCCACCAGAGGATGACAACAGAGAGATTGCTACCTG GAAAAGTCTGGACCTGGTGGAAAGCCTACTTAGGCTGTCTGAGGTGGGACAGTATGAACAGGTCAAGCAGCTGTTTGGCTTCCCAATCAAGCACTGCCCGGACATGCTGGTGCTGGCATTGCTGCAGATCTCCACCTCCTGGCACACCCTGCGCCATGAGCTCATCTCCACCCTAATGCCCATCTTTCTGGGCAACCATCCTAACTCTGCCATTATCCTGCACTACGCCTGGCATGGACAG GGACAGTCTCCTTCCATCCGTCAGCTAATTATGCATTCAATGGCTGAGTGGTACATGAGAGGGGAGCAGTATGACCAGGCCAAGCTGTCACGCATCTTGGATGTGGCCCAGGACTTGAAG TCTCTGTCGATGTTGCTGAATGGTACTCCATTTGCCTTTGTTATTGACCTTGCTGCACTTGCCTCTCGCCGTGAATACCTCAAACTTGATAAATGGCTGACTGACAAAATCAGAGAGCATGGG gAACCCTTCATCCAGGCGTGTGTGACATTCCTGAAGAGGCGCTGTCCATCCATTATGGGAGGTCTGGCCCCAGACAAGGACCAGCCCAAAAGTGCCCAGTTGCCCCCGGAGACCTTAGCCACCATGCTGGCCTGCCTGCAGTCCTGTGCTGG GAGCGTGTCCCAGGAACTGTCAGAGACGATCCTGACCATGGTTGCCAATTGCAGCAATGTTATGAATAAAGCTCGGCAGCCGCCACCAGGGGTAATGCCAAAGGGACGTgcccccagcaccagcagcctGGATGCCATCTCTCCTGTACAG ATGGACCCCCTGACTGGCATGGGTTCCTTGAACCTGGGGGGCACAGCCACCTCCCACACTCAAAGCATGCAGGGTTTCCCAACCTCACTGAGTTCAGCTTTCAGTAATCCCCAGTCCCCAGCCAAGGCTTTCCCACCTCTCTCTAACCCCAATCCCAGTACACCATTTGGGGGCATTGGCAGCCTGTCCTCGCAGCTCCCTG GTCCCTTGGGCTCAGGCATCGGCTCAGGCATCGGCTCTGGTATCGGCTCTAGTCTGGGGATGCCAACAGTAAATACCGACCCCTTTGGCACCAGGAAGATGAGCACACCAGGCCTGAACCCACCTACCTTTCAGCAGA ctgaCCTTTCTCAGGTGTGGCCCGAGGCAAACCAGCACTTTAGTAAGGAGATAGATGACGAGGCAAACAGTTATTTCCAGCGCATCTACAACCACCCACCTCATCCAACTATGTCTGTGGATGAA GTACTGGAGATGCTGCAGAGGTTCAAGGATTCAACCATCAAGCGGGAGCGTGAGGTGTTCAATTGCATGCTTCGGAACTTGTTTGAGGAGTATCGATTCTTCCCCCAATACCCAGACAAGGAGCTGCACATCACTGCCTGCCTTTTTGGTGGCATTATCGAGAAGGGTCTCGTCACCTACATGGCCCTGGGCTTGGCCCTCCGATATGTTCTTGAAGCCTTAAGAAAACCCTACGGATCCAAAATGTATTACTTTGGAATTGCTGCTCTAGATAGGTTTAAAAACAG ACTAAAGGACTACCCTCAGTACTGTCAACACCTGGCCTCAATTGCCCACTTCTTACAATTCCCCCACCATTTACAAGAG TATATCGAGTATGGCCAACAGTCACGGGACCCTCCGGTGAAGATGCAAGGCTCCATCACCACCCCTGGCAGTCTGGCACTGGCCCACGTCCAAGCCCAGGCCCAGTCGCAGCAACCTGGTGTCCCCAAAGCCCCACAGCCTGGTCAGCCCAGCACTCTagtcaccaccaccactactacaaCCACATCGGCCAAGACCACCACCATCACTAGACCAACGCCCAGCAGCTTCAAGAAGGATGTGCCT CCCTCCATAAACACAACCAACATCGACACCCTGCTGGTGGCCACTGACCAAACAGAAAGGATTGTAGAGCCTCCAGAGAATGTCCAGGAAAAGATTGCTTTTATCTTCAACAACCTTTCTCAGTCCAACATGACACAGAAG gttgaggagctgaaggagacgGTGAAGGAAGAGTTTATGCCCTGGGTGTCTCAGTACCTGGTGATGAAGCGTGTCAGCATTGAGCCCAACTTCCACAGTCTCTATTCCAACTTCCTGGATACTCTCAAGAACCCTGAGTTTGTCAAGATGGTCCTCAATGAGACTTATAGGAATATCAAG GTTCTGTTGACCTCGGACAAGGCAGCTGCCAATTTTTCTGATCGCTCTCTGCTGAAGAATCTGGGCCACTGGTTGGGTATGATTACACTGGCCAAAAACAAGCCTATCCTTTATACG GATCTGGAAGTCAAATCTCTGCTACTGGAAGCATATGTGAAAGGCCAGCAGGAGCTACTGTACGTGGTTCCCTTTGTGGCTAAGGTTTTGGAGTCCAGTTTACGAAGCATG GTCTTCAGGCCTCAGAACCCCTGGACCATGGCCATCATGAATGTTCTAGCTGAGCTGCATCAGGAACATGATCTTAAG CTGAACCTAAAGTTTGAGATTGAAGTTCTGTGTAAGAACTTGTCACTGGACATCAATGACCTCAAGCCAGGAAACTTGCTGAAGGACAAGGAGAAGCTGAAGAgcctggaggagcagctgtcGGCAccaaagaaagagacaaagccTCCAGAGGAGATGCTGCCAGTTTCTACCACAG GAGACTTTGTTCCATTTGCAGCTCCTCCATCAACCCCAGCTGCTACCACCACCACTTGCACAACCACCGGGCCCCCCACACCACAGTTCAGCTACCATGACATCAATGTGTATGCCTTGGCAGGCCTGGCCCCACACATCAATATAAATGTCAAT ATCCCTCTGCTACAGGCCCATCCTCAGTTGAAGCAGTGTGTACGGCAATCAGTAGAGCGAGCTGTCCAGGAGCTTGTGCACCCTGTGGTTGACCGCTCTATCAAAATTGCCATGACAACCTGCGAGCAGATCATCAGGAAGGACTTTGCCCTGGATTCGGAGGAGTCTCGCATGCGTGTGGCTGCCCACCATATGATGAGAAACCTCACAGCCGGCATGGCCATGATCACCTGCCGCGAGCCCCTGCTCATGAGCATCGCCACAAACCTTAAGAACAGCTTTGCTGCTGCGCTTAGA GCACCAACCCCCCAGCAGAGGGAAATGATGGAAGAGGCTGCAGCCAGGATTGCTCAAGACAACTGTGAATTGGCTTGCTGCTTCATTCAGAAAACAGCTGTGGAGAAAGCTGGCCCAGAAATGGACAAGAGACTAGCCACG GAGTTTGAGCTGAGGAAGCATGCACGTCAAGAGGGACGTCGTTATTGTGATCCTGTTGTTCTTACTTACCAGGCTGAACGCATGCCTGAGCAGATCAGACTTAAG gtgGGAGGAGTGGACCCCAAACAACTGGCTGTTTATGAGGAGTTTGCCAGGAACGTTCCAGGTTTCTTGCCCAGTAATGATCTCTCTCAGCCAACTGGCTTCTTGGCTCAGCCGATGAAG CAACAGGCATGGGCCACAGATGATGTGGCTCAGATCTATGATAAGTGCATGGCAGACTTGGAGCAGCATCTTCATGCCATTCCTCCAGCCCTTGCCATGAACCCCCTGACCCAGGCTCTGCGCAGCCTGCTGGAAGCTGTGGCCTTGGCTAGAAACTCCAGGGACGGCATCGCTGCACTTGGTCTCCTGCAGAAG GCTGTGGAAGGTCTTCTGGATGCTACCAGTGGGGCTGACGCTGACTTGTTGCTCCGCTACAGGGAGTGCCACCTGCTGGTGCTTAAAGCCCTACAAGACGGACGTGCCTATGGACCACAGTGGTGCAATAAACAGATCACCAG gtgTCTGATCGAATGTCGTGATGAGTACAAATACAACGTGGAGGCAGTGGAGCTTCTGATCAGGAACCATCTTGTGAATATGCAGCAGTATGACCTGCACCTGGCACAG TCAATGGAAAATGGACTGCACTACATGGCAGTTGCATTTGCCATGCAATtggtgaagctgctgctggtggatgAACGCAGTGTGAGCCATGTCACAGAGGCTGACCTCTTCCACACAATTGAGACTTTAATGAGGACCTGTGCACACTCCAGAGCCAACGCACCTGAGGG TCTTCCCCAGCTGATGGATGTTGTTCGCTCCAACTATGAGGCCATGATTGACCGGGCCCACGGCGGACCCAACTTCATGATGCACTCCGGGATTTCGCAGGCTTCAGAATATGACGACCCTCCAGGCCTGAGGGAGAAGGCAGAGTACCTGCTGAGGGAATGGGTCAACCTGTAtcactcagctgctgctggaagggATAGCACCAAAGCGTTCTCTGCTTTCGTTGGTCAG ATGCACCAGCAAGGCATCCTGAAGACTGATGACCTAATCACAAGGTTCTTCCGACTATGCACAGAGATGTGTGTGGAGATAAGCTATCGGGcacaagcagagcagcagcacaaccCAGCAGCCAGTGCAGCCATCATCAGAGCCAAGTGCTACCACAACCTGGACGCCTTTGTTAGGCTCATAGCCCTGCTGGTCAAACACTCCGGAGAGGCCACCAACACAGTGACGAAGATCAACCTCCTTAACAAG GTGCTGGGTATCGTAGTTGGGGTGTTGATCCAGGACCATGATGTTCGTCAGACCGAATTCCAACAGCTGCCATACCACCGCATTTTCATCATGCTGCTGTTGGAGCTCAATGCCCCCGAACATGTCCTGGAGACCATCAACTTCCAGACCCTCACAGCCTTCTG CAATACCTTCCACATCCTGAGACCCACCAAAGCACCTGGCTTTGTCTACGCCTGGCTGGAACTCATCTCCCATCGCATCTTCATCGCTAGGATGCTAGCGCACACACCGCAGCAGAAG GGTTGGCCCATGTACGCACAGCTGCTGATTGATCTCTTCAAGTACCTGGCACCATTCCTGAGGAATGTAGAGCTCAACAAACCTATGCAAATCCTCTACAAG GGCACATTGCGAGTGCTCCTGGTCCTGCTGCACGACTTCCCAGAGTTCCTGTGTGACTACCATTATGGCTTCTGTGACGTTATCCCACCCAACTGCATCCAACTCCGCAACCTCATCCTCAGTGCCTTTCCACGCAACATGAGGCTCCCTGACCCCTTCACACCCAATctcaag GTGGACATGCTGAGTGAGATCAACATCGCTCCCCGTATCCTCACCAACTTCACAGGCGTTATGCCCTCTCAGTTCAAGAAGGATCTGGACTCTTACCTGAAGACTCGTTCACCCGTCACTTTCTTGTCTGAGCTGCGTAGCAACCTGCAG gtgtctAATGAGCCAGGAAACCGTTACAACATCCAGCTCATCAATGCTCTAGTGTTGTATGTAGGCACACAGGCGATCGCTCACATCCACAACAAGGGCAGCACCCCCTCCATGAGCACGATCACCCACTCTGCACATATGGACATCTTCCAGAACCTGGCGGTGGACCTGGACACTGAGG GGCGTTACCTGTTCTTGAACGCGATTGCCAATCAGCTGCGCTACCCCAACAGCCACACTCACTACTTCAGCTGCACCATGCTCTATCTGTTCGCTGAGGCCAACACCGAGGCCATCCAGGAGCAGATCACCAG GGTCCTGCTGGAGAGGCTGATAGTGAACAGGCCTCACCCATGGGGTCTCCTCATCACCTTCATCGAGCTGATCAAGAATCCTGCCTTCAAGTTCTGGAGCCACGACTTTGTCCACTGTGCCCCTGAGATTGAAAA gCTGTTCCAGTCCGTGGCCCAGTGCTGCATGGGACAGAAGCAGGCCCAGCAGGTGATGGAGGGCACCGGTGCCAGCTAG